A stretch of the Streptomyces sp. NBC_00078 genome encodes the following:
- a CDS encoding NUDIX domain-containing protein: MAQRTTDDQPKALPPALESMTLLVAAVIVHDQATNRVVLLQRSQNAKFAQGMWDLPVGKSEPGEPITETAVRELYEETGLTVKPESLTVAHIIHGAWGVEAPNGFLTVVFAVHEWTGEPQNREPRKHSQVRWVDAVDVPEDFVDTTASALRRYLADGPQVSLDGWA, translated from the coding sequence GTGGCTCAGCGGACCACTGACGACCAGCCCAAAGCCCTGCCGCCCGCCCTCGAATCCATGACCCTGCTGGTCGCCGCCGTCATCGTCCACGACCAGGCCACCAACCGCGTCGTCCTCCTCCAACGCAGCCAAAACGCCAAATTCGCCCAGGGCATGTGGGACCTCCCCGTCGGCAAGAGCGAACCCGGCGAGCCCATCACCGAAACCGCCGTACGCGAGCTCTACGAAGAGACCGGCCTGACCGTGAAGCCTGAGTCCCTCACAGTCGCCCACATCATCCACGGCGCCTGGGGCGTCGAGGCCCCCAACGGCTTCCTCACCGTCGTCTTCGCCGTTCACGAATGGACCGGCGAACCCCAGAACCGCGAACCCCGCAAGCACTCTCAGGTCCGCTGGGTCGATGCCGTCGACGTCCCCGAAGACTTTGTGGACACCACCGCCAGTGCCCTTCGGCGGTACCTGGCGGATGGGCCGCAAGTATCCCTGGATGGGTGGGCATGA
- a CDS encoding DNA adenine methylase: MTSVTSSATAISASTLAQNANPFGADEAIHAQARPLPQQLEPVSHALSHGRYQSPLRYPGAKSSLSPVIARLITSAKQSREVPEVNLLVEPFAGGASASLRAIGEGIVDRILLADADPLVTAFWQAAADDTELLIDRMHEEWKRYVRNGGVSAVERWDYWRAWAPRPEMSPRDRRISVATQCLFLNRTTFSGILHGKAGPIGGRSQASNYPIGCRWNPDALEERIRYIGHLYSIGRLVDVWCKDWRQTLEDVPEQYPQLLPSRVIAYLDPPYIEKSSLLYRTSFDPRGGYGGDGRAPATRPGIDTLHLDLAGYLRTKAQFRWLLSYDNYPMLVQSKWLYGQSRMAPSDIDRETLGVRRWRISKRLVATRYSAAGRSGKRSAEELLITTLPPATVPVDDQLRLP; this comes from the coding sequence GTGACCTCAGTGACCTCGTCGGCGACTGCCATCAGCGCAAGCACTCTTGCTCAGAATGCCAATCCATTCGGTGCCGACGAGGCGATCCATGCTCAGGCCCGCCCCCTGCCTCAGCAGCTTGAGCCCGTCTCCCACGCGCTCTCCCACGGCCGTTACCAGTCACCCTTGCGTTATCCAGGGGCTAAGTCGTCACTGTCCCCCGTGATCGCGCGATTGATAACTTCAGCGAAGCAATCTCGGGAGGTTCCCGAAGTAAATCTTCTTGTGGAGCCGTTCGCCGGCGGCGCGTCAGCATCATTGCGCGCGATTGGCGAGGGAATTGTAGACCGCATCTTGCTCGCAGACGCTGACCCACTCGTCACAGCCTTTTGGCAAGCAGCTGCCGACGATACCGAGCTGCTCATCGATCGAATGCATGAGGAGTGGAAGCGGTACGTTCGCAATGGTGGTGTGTCAGCCGTGGAACGATGGGATTATTGGCGCGCATGGGCGCCACGCCCGGAGATGAGTCCACGCGATCGCCGCATAAGCGTCGCGACGCAATGCCTGTTCCTTAATCGAACCACCTTCTCGGGGATCTTGCACGGCAAGGCGGGGCCCATTGGCGGGCGCTCTCAAGCCAGTAACTACCCGATCGGATGCCGCTGGAACCCAGACGCGCTTGAGGAGAGAATTAGGTACATCGGCCATCTGTACAGCATCGGACGCCTAGTGGATGTGTGGTGCAAGGACTGGCGACAAACGTTGGAAGACGTACCTGAGCAATATCCACAGCTACTACCTTCCCGTGTAATTGCCTACCTCGACCCCCCATATATTGAAAAGTCTTCGCTTCTGTATCGAACGTCATTTGATCCCCGTGGCGGCTACGGGGGCGACGGACGGGCTCCGGCCACTCGCCCCGGCATTGACACACTCCACCTCGACCTGGCGGGATACCTTCGAACAAAAGCGCAGTTCCGGTGGCTACTTAGCTACGACAATTACCCCATGCTCGTGCAGAGCAAATGGCTTTACGGTCAATCCAGGATGGCGCCGTCAGACATCGATCGTGAGACTCTCGGAGTGCGCAGGTGGCGGATTAGTAAACGGTTGGTCGCTACGCGTTACTCAGCAGCTGGGCGGTCCGGAAAAAGATCCGCCGAGGAATTGCTGATCACCACGCTCCCTCCAGCGACTGTGCCAGTGGACGATCAACTGCGCTTGCCGTGA
- a CDS encoding ATP-binding protein: MSITEGLSQSVELKKPLTALVNRGCVPVGGVYRLDYDSAVVLTDDFKKEKAGGVPRGGFLLAVAGDNTTSGFILEDQEVILLRVRGTAPLPNESELIQTRLAVVRDAGASGVGFDDVTDVLTRNELQQSAFDCEVLGTFYTEADSRDAHIEYGADIDNVVVSARYQVFLPSTEVLSWLASYPEPVDKKDALAIGNVRFAATRRKALIAGTDRAQVHINVSDFIGRKTAVFGMTRTGKSNTIKTLVTAVHQYGSEHGRSIGQLIFDPQGEYANVNKQDRTGLRLLGDDSSTVRIYKVEPSAGDSREQPLRINFYDREVLEAAWSLVSEATAPVNTNYGKSFRSAVLTEPDQNDRSRHSRWGWTTVAFYGLLAKCGFEAANLPQSLVIPAPSGPMTDFMAAHPDAVVQAGRAGSYRVLSPAGALALAEWVGERESDFPKWHDTKDCHFGAIWDVYKYTGVTSSIRTIRPFHGPNSAGDVGEHLWNDMQAGRLAIVDLSSGNDKVAKVMSERIVTHLLNRASERFRADHEPVDMQIIVEEAHNLFERGGRDVADDPWVRLSKEAAKYRMGLIYATQEVTSVDKRMLSNTSNWLISHLNSDHETRELAHYYDFKVWTPSIIRAEDVGFVRMKTYSGKYIVPVQISKFDHTMVNKARAAAGLTGIDIANEGE, encoded by the coding sequence GTGAGCATCACTGAGGGGCTCTCACAGTCGGTCGAACTCAAGAAGCCGCTGACTGCGCTAGTCAACAGGGGCTGCGTACCGGTCGGCGGCGTCTACCGTCTCGACTACGACTCGGCCGTGGTGTTGACCGATGACTTCAAAAAGGAGAAGGCCGGCGGAGTTCCAAGGGGTGGCTTCCTCCTCGCTGTCGCGGGCGACAATACGACTTCTGGGTTCATACTCGAAGATCAGGAAGTCATCCTGCTCCGAGTCCGCGGCACTGCGCCCCTGCCTAACGAGTCGGAGCTCATTCAAACTCGTCTGGCGGTTGTCCGCGATGCTGGCGCATCCGGGGTCGGATTCGATGACGTAACGGATGTGCTGACACGCAACGAACTTCAGCAGTCAGCCTTCGATTGCGAGGTTCTGGGCACCTTCTATACTGAGGCAGATTCCCGCGACGCCCATATTGAATACGGGGCAGACATCGACAACGTGGTTGTCTCTGCTCGCTATCAAGTATTCCTGCCGTCCACTGAGGTGTTGTCATGGCTGGCCTCCTACCCTGAGCCTGTTGACAAGAAAGACGCCCTCGCGATCGGTAACGTCCGATTCGCCGCCACCCGGCGCAAGGCTCTCATTGCTGGCACCGATCGGGCACAGGTCCATATCAACGTTTCTGACTTCATCGGTCGGAAAACTGCCGTTTTCGGAATGACTCGAACCGGTAAATCTAACACTATCAAGACCCTGGTTACAGCGGTCCACCAGTATGGGTCGGAACATGGCCGTTCCATCGGCCAGCTGATCTTTGATCCACAAGGCGAGTACGCAAACGTAAATAAGCAAGACCGCACGGGCCTTCGCCTCCTCGGGGACGACTCAAGCACTGTGCGGATCTATAAGGTCGAACCCAGCGCTGGGGACAGCCGGGAGCAGCCACTTCGTATCAACTTCTATGACCGTGAGGTACTCGAAGCAGCTTGGAGCTTGGTAAGCGAAGCCACTGCACCGGTCAATACCAACTACGGCAAAAGCTTCCGGTCGGCAGTCCTTACTGAGCCCGATCAAAATGATCGCAGCAGGCACAGCCGCTGGGGGTGGACTACAGTCGCATTTTACGGCCTTCTAGCCAAGTGTGGATTCGAAGCCGCCAATTTGCCACAATCCCTTGTCATCCCTGCTCCGTCAGGCCCAATGACGGATTTCATGGCCGCCCATCCGGATGCTGTTGTACAGGCTGGCCGAGCGGGGAGTTACCGCGTCCTCAGCCCTGCAGGCGCGCTGGCACTCGCCGAATGGGTTGGAGAACGGGAAAGCGACTTTCCCAAGTGGCACGACACTAAAGACTGCCACTTCGGCGCCATTTGGGATGTGTACAAATATACGGGTGTGACTTCATCCATTCGAACCATCCGCCCATTCCACGGCCCCAATTCTGCTGGTGACGTCGGTGAGCACTTGTGGAACGACATGCAGGCGGGTCGACTTGCAATCGTCGATCTCTCAAGCGGAAACGACAAGGTCGCAAAGGTCATGTCAGAACGCATCGTCACCCACCTCTTGAATCGGGCAAGCGAGCGGTTTCGCGCCGACCATGAGCCGGTAGACATGCAGATTATCGTCGAAGAGGCGCACAACCTCTTCGAGCGTGGCGGACGCGACGTAGCTGACGATCCCTGGGTACGCCTGTCGAAGGAAGCGGCAAAGTATCGAATGGGCCTGATCTACGCAACACAAGAAGTCACTTCTGTCGACAAGCGCATGCTTTCGAATACCTCGAATTGGTTGATTTCTCATCTTAACTCCGACCACGAAACACGCGAGTTGGCGCACTATTACGATTTCAAGGTCTGGACTCCGAGCATCATCCGAGCAGAAGACGTCGGATTTGTGCGGATGAAAACATACTCAGGAAAATACATCGTCCCGGTGCAGATCTCCAAGTTCGATCACACTATGGTCAATAAGGCCCGAGCCGCCGCCGGACTGACAGGCATTGACATCGCAAACGAAGGCGAGTAA